The DNA window GCCCGGCCGAGCGTCTTGTTGAGCGTGCCCACCCCCTCCTTCACCGAGACGAGGGCGTCGTTCAAATTCCTCGACGTTTCGTCGCTGTTGATCAGCTGCCCGACGGTCCCCTTCCCGGTGTTCACTTTGTCGGTGATCGCGTTCAGGTTGTCCGCCGTGTGCTGGAGCTTGTCCGAGATCTCCTTGATGTTCGAGATCGTCGCGGTCGTGTTGGTCGAGTTCGCCGCCACGAGGGCGTCGATCCGGTCCGCGAGGCGGGTCATCTCGTGCGAGAACTCGCGGAAATTCGCGAGCGTCGCGTCGACGTTCTCGTGGTTGGTGGCGACGATCACCTTCAGCTCCTCGGTGATCCGCTCGATGTTGTCCACGATCGCGCGCGTGGTCTGCTCCCCCTCCGGGCCGCCGAGGGCATTGCGCAGGCTCGCGGTGATGTCCTTGACGTCGAGCTCGATGTCGTGCGCGAGCTTCGTGACCTGGTCGAACGAGACCGCCTGGTTGCCGGTCAGGACCGAGTCCTCGGGCAGCGGCGGCGCGCCGATCGGTCCGGGAATCAGCTCGAGGTACTTCTCGCCGAGCAGGCCGAGGTTCCCGATCGCGGCGGAGGCCCCCTGGCGAAGGTCGACGTCGCTGTCGAGCTCGACCTGCACGTAGGCGCGTCCCTCGATCAGCTTGATCTTCGTGACCTTGCCGACCCGCACGCCCGCGACGCGGACCGTCGCCTTGTTGTCGAGGCCGGAGACGTCCTTGAACACGATGCTGACGGATTTGCCGGACTTTTTTCCGAGCCGCAGATCCTCGATCTTGAAGATGAGGATTCCGGCGAGGACCAGCGCCACGAGGAAGAACAGCCCGACCTTGGCGACGGCGCTCATGCCTCCACCCCTTTCTGCCCCGCGTCTCTCTTCCAGGTGTCCTGCGTCATGGGTCCCTCCGCCCGCCCTTCGACGAATTGTCGCACCAGCGGGTTCTCCGATTTCATGAATCGGTCGGGCGCGTCGTCGGCGACGATCCGGCCGCCGTAGATCATCGCGATCCGGTCGCCGATCTTGGCCGCGCTCGTCATGCTGTGCGTGATCGTGACGGTCGTGCAGCGAAGCCGCTCGCGCATCTCGACGATCGTCGTGTCGATCACGTCGGTCATGATCGGATCGAGCCCGGTCGTCGGTTCGTCGAAGAGCAGGATCTGCGGCTCCAGCGCGATCGCGCGCGCGAAACCGACGCGGCGGCGCATCCCGCCCGAGAGCTCCGCGGGCTTCTTCGTCTCGACCCCCTCCAGATGCACGAGCTCGAGGCACTCCCCGACGCGGTCGCGGATCTCCCCGGCCGTCTTCTCCGTCTGGCGGCGCAGCGGAAACGCGATGTTCTCGTAGACGGTCATCGAGTCGAAGAGGGCGCCTTCCTGAAACGACATGCCGAAGCGGCGGCGGAAGACGTTGAGATCGCGCTCGGAGAGGGTCCAGATGTCGGTGTCGTCGACGATCACCTGGCCGGCGTCGGGCCGGATCAGGCCGATGATGTGCTTCAAGAGCACGCTCTTGCCCGTGCCGGAGGGGCCCACGAGGACGACCGACTCCCCTTCCGGGATCTCGAGGTTCAACCCGTCGAGGACGACGTTGGCGCCAAAGCTCTTCGAGAGGTCGACGAGCCGGATCTTCGGCTCGGAGGACCCGGCGGGGCGTTCGGCGGCGGAGCGCG is part of the Thermoanaerobaculia bacterium genome and encodes:
- a CDS encoding ABC transporter ATP-binding protein → MDENARSAAERPAGSSEPKIRLVDLSKSFGANVVLDGLNLEIPEGESVVLVGPSGTGKSVLLKHIIGLIRPDAGQVIVDDTDIWTLSERDLNVFRRRFGMSFQEGALFDSMTVYENIAFPLRRQTEKTAGEIRDRVGECLELVHLEGVETKKPAELSGGMRRRVGFARAIALEPQILLFDEPTTGLDPIMTDVIDTTIVEMRERLRCTTVTITHSMTSAAKIGDRIAMIYGGRIVADDAPDRFMKSENPLVRQFVEGRAEGPMTQDTWKRDAGQKGVEA
- a CDS encoding MlaD family protein translates to MSAVAKVGLFFLVALVLAGILIFKIEDLRLGKKSGKSVSIVFKDVSGLDNKATVRVAGVRVGKVTKIKLIEGRAYVQVELDSDVDLRQGASAAIGNLGLLGEKYLELIPGPIGAPPLPEDSVLTGNQAVSFDQVTKLAHDIELDVKDITASLRNALGGPEGEQTTRAIVDNIERITEELKVIVATNHENVDATLANFREFSHEMTRLADRIDALVAANSTNTTATISNIKEISDKLQHTADNLNAITDKVNTGKGTVGQLINSDETSRNLNDALVSVKEGVGTLNKTLGRAAKIKIDLGVRAEYLSQPSKSKGYLTADIIPDEDHFYRLELATQPFGRRSLSTTNFTTTFPDGHQETTTIQKEKFDDANAVSALFGFNFGDLTLRAGLEESRGGGGIDYSLLHKRLRFSFDAWDFARQDYNAHMKIGGRWYFSPSIYATAGWDDFLNRTKKADSLFFGAGVRWSDEDLKLLLGSVPLK